The genomic segment CCGCACACCCCCACCGGCCATGTGGGACGCGCTCGTCGCCCGAGACCGCTGCTGCACCGAACCCGACTGCACCACACCAGCCGAATGGTGCGACGCCCACCACATCGTGCACTGGGCCAACGGCGGCCCCACAAGCCTCGCCAACCTCACCCTCCTCTGCCGCCGCCACCACACCGCCCTCCACAACGGAGAGATCGCCGTCACCGGCACCGCCCCCAACCTCACATGGCACCACCGAGCCAACGCACCACCCCACCAGGCCGATGCAGCAGCGTGAACCAGCCACGCCGATGAACTCCTCGCGACCTGACGGGACGTGCTCGACCCTGGGCAGCGTGACGCGGCTCGGGTCTCGAGCGCTATGGACCGGAGAGGAGATCGACGACGCGCTCGAGCGCGGCGACGCGGCTCGCCTTGACGAGGACCGCGTCCCCCGGACCGAGCCCGCCGAGTGCGGCCACGGCATCGGCGGGCCCCTCCACCGGGTCGAGACCGTAGGCCTCCTCCCCCACCACCACCACGGTGACGCCCCCGGCGGCGGCCCGCTCGGCCACGGCGCGGTGCGAGGGTCCATGCTCTTTGGGCGTCAGCTCGGCCATGACCCCCAGGACGGCGAAGCGGCGTTTCACGTCGAGGGCCATGAGGGCATCGAGCGCGGCCGACATGGACGCAGGGTTGGCGTTGTACGCGTCGTTGATGACGATCCCTCCCGTCGGCGTGCGGACCACGTCCATACGCAGAGGCGAGAGCTCAGCCGCGGCGAGGCCGGCAGCGATCGTGGCGAGATCGAGTCCGGCGACGATGCCCACGGACGCCGCGGCCAGCGCGTTGGACACCATGTGAGCGCCGCGGGCGGCGAGGGTGACGGGCACCTCGCCGGTCCGGTGCACGAGCGTGAAGCTCGGCCGCAGGTCGTCGTCGAGGGTCACGTCACGGGCGGTGACGTCGGCCCGGACACCCCCGTAGGTGGTGACCGCGGCGGTCGTGAAGCTCAC from the Acidimicrobiales bacterium genome contains:
- a CDS encoding HNH endonuclease signature motif containing protein, whose translation is DALPICWPSGRCGGRRTILRVWCSRVRCSSGLGQRTRTPPPAMWDALVARDRCCTEPDCTTPAEWCDAHHIVHWANGGPTSLANLTLLCRRHHTALHNGEIAVTGTAPNLTWHHRANAPPHQADAAA